One SAR324 cluster bacterium DNA window includes the following coding sequences:
- a CDS encoding Gfo/Idh/MocA family oxidoreductase: protein MNPLKLGIVGLGNMGTQHYQSITQQFVQRAEVAAVCDLDPDRLSKVSPEIPRFSDSLEMIESGLIEALVIATPHYDHSTIGEAALKSGLHLLVEKPIAVHKSACQQLINAYEQRPVKEQVFCAMFNQRTDPRYQRVRQMIRDGELGELRRMSWIITDWFRPDIYYRSGGWRATWRGEGGGVLLNQCPHQLDLLWWLFGTPTQVWAQCRFGQWHDIEVEDDVNALLTYENGATCSFITTTGETPGTNRLEIVAENGTVIVDESGLRLLKNSVPISEFCHNTDQPFGKPDVEEVKIPLDGKGGQHREILQNFVDNVLDQTPLLAPAIEGIHSVELANAMLLSTFENQSVPMPLDGDQYWVHLEQRIANSSYRKETTTVAVDAADMNKSY, encoded by the coding sequence ATGAATCCACTCAAACTTGGGATAGTCGGTCTCGGCAATATGGGGACCCAACACTATCAATCCATCACTCAGCAATTTGTTCAAAGGGCGGAAGTTGCTGCGGTTTGTGATTTGGATCCAGATCGGCTCAGCAAAGTTTCTCCAGAGATACCTCGCTTCTCTGACAGCTTGGAGATGATCGAATCTGGATTGATTGAGGCCCTGGTCATTGCTACCCCTCATTATGATCATTCCACGATTGGCGAAGCAGCACTGAAGAGTGGCCTACACCTGTTGGTGGAGAAACCGATTGCTGTGCACAAGAGCGCCTGCCAGCAGTTGATCAATGCCTATGAGCAGCGTCCCGTAAAAGAACAGGTCTTCTGTGCCATGTTCAATCAACGGACGGACCCTCGCTACCAACGTGTTCGTCAGATGATCCGAGATGGAGAACTGGGAGAGTTGCGGCGAATGAGTTGGATCATTACTGACTGGTTCCGGCCGGACATCTACTATCGTAGTGGTGGGTGGCGAGCGACTTGGCGAGGAGAAGGAGGAGGAGTGCTGTTAAACCAGTGCCCACACCAACTGGATCTGCTCTGGTGGCTTTTTGGGACTCCAACTCAAGTTTGGGCTCAGTGTCGATTCGGTCAATGGCACGACATTGAAGTCGAAGATGATGTGAATGCCTTGCTGACTTATGAAAATGGAGCCACGTGTAGCTTCATCACGACCACCGGTGAAACTCCGGGGACCAATCGCTTGGAAATTGTTGCAGAAAACGGAACTGTCATTGTGGATGAAAGCGGATTACGCCTACTCAAGAATAGCGTTCCAATCTCAGAATTTTGCCACAACACAGACCAACCCTTTGGCAAGCCAGACGTCGAAGAAGTGAAGATCCCGCTCGATGGGAAAGGTGGTCAACATCGTGAGATTTTGCAGAATTTTGTGGATAACGTATTGGATCAAACTCCTCTACTAGCTCCCGCAATTGAGGGTATTCATAGCGTAGAATTGGCCAATGCGATGCTGCTCTCCACCTTCGAAAATCAGAGCGTCCCGATGCCTCTAGATGGTGATCAGTACTGGGTCCATCTGGAACAGAGAATCGCCAACAGCAGCTATCGGAAAGAAACAACCACCGTTGCTGTTGATGCTGCTGATATGAACAAATCTTATTGA
- a CDS encoding phytanoyl-CoA dioxygenase family protein — translation MMIHPSDLDQCFQLFEEEGYFILPQFFQRAEIAGLQERIDQIMLGNVDVDYEQIWMQLDTDSGKYEDLSWGGNGFQGATLDYRKIQGLEADQRFLDFITSSFFVQLCERVYGLNLPITSFRTMFMNKAAGKGTWLPWHQDRWNFLDQDPLLTVWIPLDEATLENGCVQIIRRSHRKGLINPEHSSGFLTEVQAIEHAPAKDIVPILVKPGDLVVLHNHLLHASDKNRTSSPRRALSVCYMNGYTKNIAEPEISYPQLFTT, via the coding sequence ATGATGATTCACCCAAGCGATCTGGACCAATGTTTTCAACTCTTCGAAGAAGAAGGCTATTTCATTCTTCCGCAGTTTTTTCAGAGAGCAGAAATCGCAGGCCTGCAGGAACGTATCGATCAAATCATGCTAGGCAATGTGGATGTTGACTACGAGCAGATCTGGATGCAACTCGATACTGATTCCGGGAAGTACGAAGATCTGAGTTGGGGAGGCAACGGCTTTCAGGGAGCTACTCTGGATTATCGTAAGATTCAGGGTTTGGAAGCGGATCAACGCTTCCTTGATTTCATAACGTCCTCTTTTTTTGTTCAACTCTGTGAGCGAGTTTATGGATTAAACCTACCGATTACTTCCTTTCGGACAATGTTCATGAACAAGGCTGCTGGCAAAGGGACGTGGTTACCCTGGCACCAAGACCGCTGGAATTTTCTGGATCAAGATCCACTGCTGACCGTTTGGATTCCATTGGATGAGGCGACCCTTGAAAATGGGTGTGTTCAGATCATTCGTAGATCCCACCGCAAGGGCTTGATCAATCCAGAGCATTCCTCAGGATTCTTAACAGAGGTCCAGGCCATCGAACATGCACCAGCGAAGGATATTGTCCCGATTCTTGTGAAACCTGGAGATTTGGTCGTGTTGCACAACCACCTGCTGCATGCCTCCGACAAGAACCGAACCTCCTCACCTCGCAGAGCACTCAGTGTCTGCTATATGAACGGATATACAAAAAACATCGCTGAGCCAGAAATCAGCTACCCACAGTTGTTCACGACTTGA
- a CDS encoding acetylxylan esterase, whose product MSNFPKSITPEHQQAQRSKLWALLGDLPDREAPSKVTLVRETEQDAFIQEDWLFEWNEMEPIPGVFLKPLQAKGPFPAVLYNHAHGGDYTLGKTELLEGRDALRHAYGAELTKRGYAVLSIDAWCFGERQGRTESAVFKELLWRGKVLWGMMVFDTLKAFDYLAVREDVLADSIVSMGISMGGTMALWSTALEPRIRACIDLYSLAEYESLIAQQNLDRHGIYYYVPALLKHFSAEEVNHLTLPRPRLCVVGRHDGLTPIEGVQSLDQSMRSQVDAAGHPESWQLLITETGHFETEYSHQQVLSFLSGLQQA is encoded by the coding sequence ATGTCCAACTTCCCAAAATCTATCACACCAGAACATCAGCAAGCGCAGCGGAGCAAGCTGTGGGCTTTGCTAGGAGACCTTCCGGACAGAGAGGCTCCATCGAAAGTGACCCTAGTTCGTGAGACGGAACAGGATGCCTTTATTCAGGAAGACTGGTTGTTTGAGTGGAATGAGATGGAGCCGATTCCTGGAGTTTTCCTCAAGCCTCTTCAGGCAAAAGGCCCCTTTCCGGCTGTACTCTATAATCACGCACATGGTGGTGATTATACCTTGGGCAAGACAGAGTTATTGGAAGGTCGAGATGCTTTGCGTCATGCCTATGGTGCAGAGTTGACAAAACGTGGTTACGCCGTGCTCTCGATTGATGCCTGGTGTTTTGGGGAGCGGCAGGGACGTACCGAGTCAGCAGTGTTTAAAGAGTTGCTCTGGAGGGGAAAAGTTCTCTGGGGAATGATGGTTTTTGACACCCTCAAAGCTTTTGATTACCTGGCTGTCAGGGAAGATGTACTGGCTGACTCGATCGTCAGCATGGGAATTTCAATGGGGGGTACGATGGCTCTTTGGAGTACTGCTCTGGAACCAAGAATTCGTGCTTGTATTGATCTCTATAGTCTCGCTGAGTATGAGTCTTTGATAGCCCAACAGAACTTGGATAGGCATGGGATCTATTACTATGTACCAGCCCTGTTAAAGCACTTCTCTGCGGAGGAAGTGAATCACTTGACGCTTCCTCGGCCTCGACTATGCGTGGTAGGGCGTCATGATGGCCTCACCCCGATTGAAGGTGTACAAAGCCTTGATCAAAGTATGCGTTCTCAGGTGGACGCTGCTGGTCATCCTGAGAGTTGGCAGCTTTTGATTACTGAAACCGGACACTTTGAAACTGAGTATTCGCACCAGCAGGTGCTTTCGTTTCTGTCAGGATTACAGCAAGCTTGA
- the ugpC gene encoding sn-glycerol-3-phosphate ABC transporter ATP-binding protein UgpC, with amino-acid sequence MTTLKLNSLQKTYANGTHAVRGIDLEILDGELTVFVGPSGCGKSTLLRMIAGLEEITSGDLMLDGSRINDVEPAHRDVAMVFQNYALYPHMTVRRNMSYALQNRKVPKAEIDRRVVEAAQMLQLDELLERKPAQLSGGQRQRVAMGRAIVREPKLFLFDEPLSNLDAQLRAQMRVDIRKLQRQLRVTSIFVTHDQIEAMTVGDRLAVLNNGELEQIGTPMEVYSKPASEFVASFIGSPRINIVSGEVKAGSLHVDGFELPGFSQISDQPVKVGIRPEDFVLESTSKMGLQIDLVEELGSDELLYCVSSAGLDYRIRRPGGSGHKVGENITVSVISEKLHLFSSQSGKRLN; translated from the coding sequence ATGACGACCCTCAAACTCAATAGTTTGCAAAAAACCTATGCTAACGGCACTCATGCGGTGCGGGGAATCGATCTGGAGATTCTTGATGGAGAATTGACTGTTTTTGTTGGGCCATCTGGATGTGGAAAGTCTACGTTGCTGAGAATGATTGCGGGCCTGGAAGAAATTACTTCTGGAGACCTAATGTTGGATGGATCTCGGATCAATGACGTAGAGCCTGCTCATCGAGATGTTGCGATGGTTTTCCAGAACTACGCGCTCTATCCGCACATGACTGTTCGTCGCAATATGTCCTACGCTCTCCAAAACCGAAAGGTCCCCAAGGCAGAGATTGACCGGCGTGTGGTTGAAGCGGCTCAGATGCTTCAGTTGGATGAATTGTTGGAGCGCAAACCGGCACAACTGTCTGGCGGACAGCGCCAGCGTGTCGCAATGGGAAGAGCGATTGTTCGGGAACCAAAATTATTCCTTTTTGATGAACCCCTCTCCAACCTGGATGCTCAATTACGGGCACAGATGCGGGTGGATATCCGCAAATTACAAAGGCAGCTCAGAGTGACTTCGATCTTTGTTACGCACGATCAGATTGAAGCGATGACAGTCGGAGACCGTCTGGCGGTTCTGAATAATGGAGAATTGGAGCAAATCGGCACACCGATGGAGGTTTATAGCAAACCAGCCTCTGAATTCGTCGCGTCCTTCATTGGATCCCCCAGGATCAACATCGTTTCTGGAGAAGTTAAAGCGGGATCACTCCATGTGGATGGCTTTGAACTTCCCGGTTTCTCACAGATTTCAGACCAGCCCGTAAAGGTAGGCATCCGTCCAGAAGACTTTGTTCTCGAGTCAACCTCCAAGATGGGTTTGCAGATCGACCTTGTCGAGGAGTTGGGTTCAGATGAATTACTCTACTGTGTCAGTTCAGCTGGATTGGATTACCGGATACGCCGTCCAGGGGGCAGTGGTCACAAGGTCGGTGAGAACATTACGGTTTCTGTGATTTCAGAAAAACTGCACCTTTTCAGTAGCCAATCAGGCAAACGCCTCAACTGA
- the ugpE gene encoding sn-glycerol-3-phosphate ABC transporter permease UgpE, with amino-acid sequence MKVLWVRYQLLNHLLLILGVAFLALPLWMVFASSTHDPATIIRDGMQLNLSDQFFETYLGVLTEKKGFTEQVTASMMMINSMILGVGFAVGKIIVSMTAAYAIVYFRFPIGTLLFWIIFTTLLLPLEVRIIPSYKVVADLGMLNSYSGLIIPLIASATGTFYFRQFFRSVPDELLEAAKLDGAGAWKFFIDILLPLSRTMMAALFIIMFVVGWNQYLWPLLMTTDESYSTIVLGIKSVMQTIDGNRLPEYNRGFALAILALVPPVLIVILFQRWFIKGLLESDK; translated from the coding sequence ATGAAGGTACTTTGGGTTCGCTACCAATTATTAAACCATCTGCTGCTTATCTTGGGTGTTGCGTTTTTAGCCCTACCACTCTGGATGGTTTTTGCTTCTTCAACTCATGACCCGGCTACGATTATTCGTGATGGAATGCAGTTGAATTTGAGTGATCAGTTTTTTGAAACCTATCTGGGGGTGTTAACAGAAAAAAAAGGTTTCACAGAGCAGGTGACTGCTTCGATGATGATGATCAACAGCATGATCCTTGGGGTAGGATTTGCGGTTGGCAAGATTATCGTCTCGATGACTGCGGCCTACGCTATTGTCTACTTTCGATTTCCAATAGGAACTCTCCTTTTCTGGATCATCTTCACCACTCTACTGCTTCCGCTAGAAGTCAGGATCATTCCTTCTTACAAAGTCGTAGCAGATCTGGGAATGCTCAATTCCTACTCAGGCCTAATCATCCCACTAATAGCCTCAGCCACAGGGACGTTCTATTTCCGCCAGTTCTTCCGTTCAGTTCCTGATGAACTACTGGAAGCTGCAAAGTTGGATGGTGCCGGAGCTTGGAAATTTTTCATTGACATTCTGTTGCCCTTATCTCGAACGATGATGGCGGCCCTCTTCATCATCATGTTTGTGGTCGGCTGGAACCAATATCTGTGGCCTTTGTTGATGACTACTGATGAGAGCTACAGCACAATCGTGCTGGGCATCAAGTCTGTGATGCAGACGATTGATGGCAATCGACTACCTGAATACAACCGCGGTTTTGCTCTGGCAATCCTCGCTCTGGTTCCCCCTGTACTGATTGTAATTCTCTTCCAACGCTGGTTCATCAAGGGCCTTCTCGAGAGCGATAAATGA
- a CDS encoding ABC transporter permease subunit, whose protein sequence is MKRVTFSHSPIPYLFVLPQIAIIAVFFLWPSFEAIKLSFYLEDPWGLSNEFVWFENYQTIFEDPEYVGTLIATLIFSISVTFLSLGLAMLLAVQVDGLLRGGGTYRPLITWAYAIAPAVAGLVARFLFSPQIGPIYDLLNPDGEPPWFEPALDSIDAWVVITSGAVWRQVSVNFIFLLAGLQSIPRSVLEASRIDNPSGFSRFWSVTFPLLAPTLFFLMVINFSYAFFETFAIIDTVFPFGPPAGAASLVYKVYVDGFKGADLGGSSAQSVVLMLFVLALTVVQFRYLEKKIHY, encoded by the coding sequence TTGAAACGCGTTACCTTCTCTCACTCCCCGATCCCCTACCTGTTTGTCTTGCCACAGATTGCGATCATTGCAGTCTTTTTCCTTTGGCCTTCCTTTGAGGCGATCAAACTCTCATTCTATCTTGAGGATCCCTGGGGACTATCCAATGAGTTTGTCTGGTTTGAAAATTATCAGACCATCTTTGAGGATCCTGAATATGTGGGAACGCTGATCGCTACATTGATTTTCTCGATCAGTGTGACCTTCCTATCCCTTGGATTGGCGATGTTGCTGGCGGTGCAGGTGGATGGGTTATTGCGTGGTGGAGGAACCTACCGTCCACTGATCACTTGGGCTTACGCTATTGCTCCAGCTGTTGCAGGCTTGGTTGCCCGCTTCCTCTTCAGCCCTCAAATTGGACCAATCTATGACTTGCTGAACCCAGATGGTGAACCACCCTGGTTTGAGCCAGCTTTAGATTCAATCGATGCTTGGGTTGTCATCACCTCAGGTGCTGTGTGGCGGCAGGTAAGCGTAAACTTCATCTTCCTGTTGGCAGGCTTGCAGTCTATTCCTCGATCCGTGTTAGAAGCCTCACGAATTGACAATCCAAGTGGATTCAGTCGGTTCTGGAGCGTGACGTTCCCCTTGCTTGCTCCAACGCTGTTCTTCCTGATGGTGATTAATTTCAGTTACGCCTTCTTTGAGACTTTCGCCATTATTGATACGGTCTTTCCCTTTGGTCCACCAGCTGGCGCAGCTAGTTTGGTCTACAAGGTTTATGTAGACGGATTCAAAGGTGCTGATCTTGGTGGCTCATCAGCTCAGTCGGTAGTTTTAATGCTTTTCGTACTCGCACTTACAGTGGTCCAGTTTCGTTACCTTGAAAAGAAGATTCATTACTAA
- the ugpB gene encoding sn-glycerol-3-phosphate ABC transporter substrate-binding protein UgpB: MKFRNLIASVLLATFVVFTPSAWAQTEIQWWHAMEGALGETVNRIARDYNASQSTYKLTPVYKGGYEDTMTAGIAAFRAKQQPHIIQIFDAGAATIINAKGAVFPVQDLLSKHGVGFDANNYISGVRSFYADSSGKMVGMPFNSSTPVMYYNKNAFQKAGLTLPPATWEDFEMRVAPALKDAGYVPLAQSHSPWIFSENFHSRHNLPMATNNNGFGGLETKILYNNPGMVTHWSKLKEWQDKGFYKYYGRAWGDNQNGFVNQEVGIWLGSSGSFGGLKNTAKFPFGTTYLPYWHAVTNKPTNTFIGGAALFVMSGHSDAEYKGVANFFEYLTEPEVQFMWHRETGYVAITNAAYDLAKSEGYYKDNPDAEIGILQLNLPGGDHSKGYQLGFYVQVREVMYAEYDKLFAGKQDAKTALANIEDGANKLLVKFARTYK, encoded by the coding sequence ATGAAATTCCGTAACTTGATAGCCAGTGTGTTGCTGGCTACCTTCGTTGTGTTCACCCCATCTGCATGGGCTCAAACTGAAATTCAGTGGTGGCATGCGATGGAAGGTGCTCTTGGCGAGACCGTGAATCGAATTGCCAGAGACTACAATGCATCTCAGTCGACCTACAAGCTCACCCCGGTGTACAAAGGTGGTTATGAAGACACCATGACCGCTGGAATCGCAGCTTTCCGTGCGAAGCAGCAGCCACACATCATCCAGATCTTTGATGCTGGTGCGGCTACGATTATCAATGCAAAGGGAGCTGTCTTCCCCGTACAGGATCTGCTCTCCAAGCACGGTGTTGGCTTTGATGCCAACAACTACATCAGCGGTGTTCGCTCTTTTTACGCGGACAGCAGCGGCAAGATGGTTGGAATGCCGTTCAATAGTTCCACACCAGTGATGTATTACAATAAAAATGCTTTCCAGAAAGCTGGTTTGACCCTTCCTCCAGCGACTTGGGAAGATTTTGAAATGCGAGTGGCCCCGGCGCTCAAAGACGCTGGTTACGTGCCGTTGGCCCAATCACACAGTCCTTGGATTTTCTCAGAGAATTTCCATTCTCGTCACAACCTGCCGATGGCTACCAACAATAATGGCTTCGGTGGTTTGGAGACCAAAATTCTTTACAACAATCCAGGAATGGTGACCCACTGGTCAAAGTTGAAGGAATGGCAAGACAAGGGCTTCTACAAGTACTATGGACGAGCCTGGGGTGATAACCAGAACGGTTTCGTGAATCAGGAAGTTGGCATCTGGCTGGGTTCATCTGGTTCCTTCGGTGGACTGAAGAACACTGCGAAGTTCCCATTTGGAACAACCTACCTGCCCTACTGGCATGCGGTTACGAACAAGCCGACCAACACCTTCATCGGTGGTGCTGCACTGTTCGTAATGTCTGGTCATAGTGATGCTGAATACAAGGGTGTTGCAAACTTCTTTGAGTACCTGACCGAGCCAGAAGTGCAGTTCATGTGGCACCGGGAAACTGGTTATGTGGCGATCACCAACGCTGCATATGACTTGGCTAAAAGTGAGGGGTATTACAAGGACAATCCCGATGCAGAGATCGGAATCCTTCAACTGAACCTCCCTGGTGGTGACCATTCCAAGGGTTATCAGTTGGGCTTCTACGTCCAGGTGCGTGAGGTGATGTATGCGGAATACGACAAGCTCTTCGCTGGCAAGCAGGATGCAAAGACTGCCTTAGCCAACATTGAAGATGGTGCGAACAAATTGCTCGTCAAATTTGCACGTACCTACAAATAA
- a CDS encoding aminotransferase class III-fold pyridoxal phosphate-dependent enzyme, translating to MLEQGQLESWDRESFFHPNTHLGQFVRKEAPQVVMKGGEGVYVYDSNSNKLLDGFAGLYCVNIGYGRQPVIDAISKQAQELAYYHAYFGHGTEASITLSKMVLERAPEHMSKIYFGVSGSDANDTNIKLTWHYQNILGRPQKKKIISRWRAYHGSGLMSGSLTGLDAFHKKFDLPLPMVKHTVAPYYYRRPTELENFSEEEFSVHCAKELEALIAQEGADTIAAMVAEPALGTGGLVPPPKGYWEAITPILKQHDILLIADEVVTGFGRLGSMFASPFYGLEPDFMTIAKGVTSAYLPLSGSLISGKVYDVLMQGTDESGPIGHGWTYSAHPICAAAGVANLKLIDEMNIVANTVEVGPYLLKELQSALGDHPNVGEIRGEGLLAAVELVEERAGRRFFDPLKKVGPTLATKIRENGVIVRAMAQGDILGMAPPLCLSREEADVIVKAIHQAVTSYF from the coding sequence ATGCTCGAACAGGGACAACTCGAAAGCTGGGATCGGGAGAGTTTTTTTCACCCGAACACCCATCTTGGTCAATTTGTGCGCAAGGAAGCCCCCCAGGTTGTGATGAAGGGTGGAGAGGGGGTTTATGTCTACGACAGCAACAGTAATAAATTGCTGGATGGCTTTGCTGGACTGTACTGTGTCAACATCGGCTACGGACGCCAACCCGTGATTGATGCGATCAGCAAGCAGGCCCAGGAACTGGCCTATTACCACGCCTACTTTGGTCATGGTACCGAGGCGAGCATCACCCTCTCCAAGATGGTCCTGGAACGAGCTCCAGAGCACATGAGCAAGATCTACTTCGGGGTCTCGGGTTCTGACGCAAACGACACCAACATCAAGCTCACGTGGCACTACCAGAACATCCTCGGACGTCCTCAGAAGAAGAAGATCATCTCACGCTGGCGAGCCTATCACGGTTCCGGCCTGATGAGCGGATCCCTAACTGGCCTGGATGCCTTCCACAAGAAGTTCGACCTGCCCCTACCGATGGTCAAACACACTGTGGCCCCCTACTACTATCGGCGGCCTACCGAGTTGGAGAATTTCAGCGAGGAGGAATTCAGCGTCCACTGTGCCAAGGAATTGGAAGCCCTGATTGCCCAAGAAGGAGCCGACACAATCGCTGCGATGGTCGCTGAACCTGCTTTGGGCACCGGAGGGCTTGTGCCCCCACCCAAGGGCTACTGGGAAGCCATCACGCCCATTCTCAAGCAACACGATATCCTACTGATAGCCGATGAAGTTGTCACCGGCTTCGGGCGGCTTGGGTCGATGTTCGCCAGTCCTTTCTATGGCTTGGAGCCTGACTTCATGACGATTGCCAAGGGCGTGACCAGCGCCTACCTGCCCCTTTCAGGTTCTCTCATCTCCGGGAAAGTCTACGATGTCCTGATGCAGGGTACCGATGAAAGTGGACCGATTGGGCACGGCTGGACCTACTCCGCACATCCGATTTGTGCTGCTGCTGGAGTAGCCAACCTGAAGCTGATTGACGAGATGAACATCGTTGCTAATACCGTTGAAGTTGGACCCTATTTATTGAAGGAGCTGCAATCAGCGCTGGGGGATCATCCAAATGTGGGGGAAATTCGTGGAGAAGGCTTGCTCGCAGCTGTTGAACTGGTTGAAGAAAGAGCCGGACGGAGGTTCTTTGATCCTTTGAAAAAAGTCGGACCCACGCTGGCCACCAAGATCCGTGAAAATGGTGTGATCGTCCGTGCGATGGCTCAGGGAGACATCCTCGGTATGGCCCCACCACTTTGCCTCAGCCGAGAAGAAGCTGACGTAATCGTCAAAGCTATCCATCAAGCGGTAACCAGTTACTTCTGA
- the tpx gene encoding thiol peroxidase, whose protein sequence is MAEISWRGLIVNTEGEMPQIGSKAPDFMLAAKDLSDLQLIDFAGKNLILNIFPSIDTPTCATSVRTFNVRVADQSNTVVLCVSVDLPQAQARFCGAENIENVQTGSAFRSPDFGKDYGVIIKDSFRRGLMARAIVVINGNGIVKHTELVPEVAQQPDYDAALAAAS, encoded by the coding sequence ATGGCTGAGATTTCATGGCGAGGACTGATCGTCAACACAGAGGGCGAAATGCCCCAGATAGGCAGTAAAGCTCCAGATTTCATGCTGGCAGCAAAAGATCTAAGTGATCTGCAACTAATTGACTTTGCTGGGAAAAATCTGATCCTGAACATCTTCCCCAGTATCGACACACCAACTTGTGCCACCTCTGTGCGAACTTTCAACGTTAGGGTTGCTGACCAGAGCAATACCGTGGTGCTCTGCGTGTCTGTTGATTTGCCCCAAGCACAAGCTCGCTTCTGCGGTGCAGAAAATATTGAGAATGTACAAACAGGCTCAGCCTTCCGTTCCCCAGATTTTGGGAAGGACTATGGGGTCATCATCAAAGACAGCTTCCGACGAGGTCTGATGGCTCGAGCCATCGTAGTGATCAATGGCAATGGTATCGTCAAGCACACCGAGTTGGTTCCCGAAGTTGCCCAACAACCTGACTACGATGCGGCTTTGGCTGCTGCCTCTTAA
- a CDS encoding rhodanese-like domain-containing protein translates to MKTAESALSAANAVVPKISVADGIQKHADGNSVFIDVRDGLEIQETGTIQGALKIPRGFIEFAADSSTPYHAEKLQKDAQIVLVCGAGGMAALTGHTLVEMGFKNVCNVGGFADWKENGGPVGA, encoded by the coding sequence ATGAAAACCGCTGAATCTGCTTTGAGTGCTGCAAACGCAGTGGTACCAAAAATCAGTGTTGCTGATGGAATCCAAAAGCATGCCGACGGAAATAGTGTTTTTATCGATGTGCGAGACGGTCTTGAAATCCAAGAAACAGGTACAATTCAAGGTGCCTTGAAAATACCAAGAGGATTTATTGAATTTGCTGCTGATTCAAGTACCCCCTACCATGCCGAGAAGCTTCAAAAAGATGCCCAGATCGTCTTAGTGTGTGGTGCTGGTGGCATGGCCGCTTTAACAGGACACACTCTTGTGGAAATGGGCTTCAAGAATGTTTGTAATGTTGGTGGGTTTGCTGATTGGAAAGAGAACGGCGGGCCTGTTGGAGCATAA
- a CDS encoding hemolysin III family protein, producing MTSKSKTQSLGEEIANSITHGIGTALSVAALTLLVTLASQQGDTLQIVSVTVYGSSLILLYLASTLYHGLQNQRAKRIFKILDHSAIFLLIAGTYTPFLLDNLRGTWGWSLFGVIWGMALLGIVFKVFFVGKLPKASTVTYLVMGWLCLIVFPQMWETIEPSGLVLLFVGGISYSVGVIFYSWHRLPYHHAIWHLFVLGGSTAHFFAVLLNVLPTDMSA from the coding sequence TTGACTTCAAAAAGCAAAACCCAGAGCCTCGGCGAAGAGATTGCCAACAGCATTACCCACGGGATTGGAACAGCTTTAAGTGTTGCGGCTCTCACACTGCTGGTCACGTTGGCTTCCCAGCAAGGGGATACCTTGCAAATTGTCAGCGTTACTGTTTATGGCAGTTCGCTGATTCTGCTATATCTCGCATCTACCCTCTATCATGGCCTGCAAAATCAGCGAGCCAAACGCATCTTCAAAATCCTTGATCACTCTGCGATTTTCTTGCTGATTGCAGGAACCTACACGCCCTTTCTCCTTGATAACCTCCGTGGCACTTGGGGCTGGAGCCTCTTTGGGGTGATCTGGGGCATGGCGCTGCTGGGAATTGTCTTCAAGGTCTTTTTTGTGGGCAAACTCCCCAAAGCCTCGACTGTGACATATCTGGTAATGGGCTGGCTCTGCCTGATTGTCTTTCCACAAATGTGGGAGACCATTGAGCCCTCTGGCCTAGTTTTGCTCTTTGTGGGTGGAATTTCTTACAGTGTGGGTGTGATTTTCTATTCTTGGCACCGGCTTCCCTACCATCATGCTATCTGGCACCTCTTTGTCCTCGGAGGTAGCACGGCTCATTTCTTTGCTGTGCTGCTGAATGTCCTTCCTACCGATATGTCTGCCTGA